Proteins found in one Gordonia sp. PDNC005 genomic segment:
- a CDS encoding KasA/KasB family beta-ketoacyl-ACP synthase, whose amino-acid sequence MTELRDFSTRGGEFPSVVVTSMVASTSLGGDLDTTWENLVAGKSGIRTLTDDYIEQYKLPVSIGGKFVEDPSLEVTRIEARRMAYVERISHVLSKRLWAQAGTPEVDPDRLAVVLGTGIGGAEAMMDADRMLRETGNYRKVSPLAVSMTMPNGPAAVAGLNIGARAGVITPVSACSSGAEAIAHAWRHIVFGDADMVVTGGVEGHIDAVPIAAFSMMRAMSTRNDDPAAASRPFDKDRDGFVFGEAAAMLILEREDHAKARGAHIHARLLGSGITSDGFHLVAPDPSGQGNARAMTRALQTAGLQKSDITHVNAHATSTPIGDTAESEGIQASVGNHAAIYAPKSALGHSIGAVGALEAVLTIKSVEESVIPPTLNLENQDPACGDIDVVHGEARRGQIDYALSNSFGFGGHNVALAFGRY is encoded by the coding sequence ATGACTGAACTGCGTGATTTTTCGACCAGGGGTGGAGAATTCCCCAGCGTGGTGGTGACCTCGATGGTCGCCAGCACCAGTCTCGGCGGAGATCTCGACACGACCTGGGAGAATCTCGTCGCAGGGAAGTCCGGGATCCGCACGCTCACCGACGACTACATCGAGCAGTACAAGTTGCCGGTGAGCATCGGCGGCAAGTTCGTCGAGGACCCGTCGCTTGAAGTGACGCGCATCGAGGCACGCCGCATGGCGTACGTCGAGCGGATCTCGCACGTGCTGAGCAAGCGCCTCTGGGCGCAGGCCGGCACACCCGAGGTCGACCCCGATCGGCTCGCCGTTGTGCTCGGCACCGGTATCGGTGGCGCCGAGGCCATGATGGATGCGGACCGGATGCTGCGCGAGACCGGCAACTACCGCAAGGTGTCGCCGCTCGCCGTCTCCATGACGATGCCCAACGGTCCCGCGGCCGTCGCCGGCCTGAACATCGGCGCACGCGCCGGCGTCATCACGCCTGTCTCGGCCTGCTCATCGGGCGCTGAAGCCATCGCACACGCATGGCGGCACATCGTGTTCGGCGACGCCGACATGGTCGTCACCGGCGGTGTGGAAGGACACATCGACGCGGTGCCCATCGCGGCGTTCTCGATGATGCGCGCGATGAGCACCCGCAACGACGATCCGGCGGCAGCGTCGCGACCGTTCGACAAGGATCGTGACGGCTTCGTCTTCGGCGAAGCGGCAGCGATGCTGATCCTCGAGCGTGAGGATCACGCCAAGGCGCGCGGTGCTCACATCCACGCCCGACTGCTCGGCTCCGGCATCACGTCCGACGGCTTCCACCTCGTCGCGCCGGACCCCTCGGGTCAGGGCAACGCACGTGCGATGACACGTGCACTGCAGACCGCAGGCCTGCAGAAGTCCGACATCACGCATGTCAACGCACATGCAACGTCGACACCGATCGGTGACACCGCCGAATCGGAGGGCATCCAGGCCTCGGTGGGCAACCACGCGGCCATCTATGCGCCCAAGTCGGCTCTGGGCCACTCGATCGGCGCCGTCGGCGCTCTCGAAGCGGTCCTGACGATCAAGTCGGTGGAGGAGTCAGTCATTCCGCCGACGCTGAATCTCGAGAACCAGGATCCGGCATGCGGCGACATCGACGTCGTGCACGGTGAAGCGCGTCGCGGACAGATCGACTACGCGCTGAGCAACTCGTTCGGATTCGGTGGCCACAACGTCGCATTGGCGTTCGGCCGGTACTGA
- a CDS encoding carboxyl transferase domain-containing protein, producing MTTLAPIPGREEATDPRDPLLRLTTFFDEGTVELLHPRDKSGVLAAVGEVDGVRTVSYCTDGTVMGGAMGVVGCAHIVNAIDTAIADQAPVVGIWHSGGARLAEGVEGLHAVGGVFEAMVRASGYVPQISVVVGFAAGGAAYGPALTDVVIMAPDGRVFVTGPDVVKSVTGESVSMEELGGPHTHGKRSGVSHITADSELDAYWRARRLVTTFSQQGAIDMAHAAAEDTDLRALLPESNRRAYDVHPIIENLLDTQFAADGATEISTFEEIQAKWAPNISIGFGRLAGRSVGVIANNPLRMGGCLNSEAAEKASRFVRLCDAFGVPLVVLTDVPGYLPGVGQEWNGVVRRGAKLLHSFAECTVPRVTLVTRKIYGGAYIAMNSRALGATAVFAWPGSEVAVMGAKAAVGILHKKTLAAAPEDEREALHERLAVEHEQIAGGVGRAQSIGVVDEIIDPAVTRSRLAEALAAAPSRRGRHKNIPL from the coding sequence ATGACCACACTGGCTCCCATCCCCGGCCGTGAGGAAGCGACGGATCCCCGTGACCCGCTGCTTCGGTTGACCACCTTCTTCGACGAAGGCACCGTCGAGCTCCTGCACCCCCGCGACAAATCGGGTGTGCTGGCGGCCGTCGGTGAGGTCGACGGTGTCCGCACCGTCTCCTATTGCACTGATGGCACCGTGATGGGCGGTGCCATGGGGGTGGTCGGTTGTGCTCACATCGTGAACGCGATCGACACCGCCATCGCCGATCAGGCTCCGGTCGTCGGCATCTGGCATTCCGGTGGTGCACGCCTCGCCGAAGGCGTCGAAGGCCTGCACGCGGTCGGCGGCGTGTTCGAAGCGATGGTGCGCGCCTCCGGCTACGTCCCGCAGATCTCCGTTGTCGTCGGCTTCGCCGCCGGCGGCGCCGCGTACGGCCCCGCTCTGACCGACGTTGTCATCATGGCCCCGGACGGGCGTGTGTTCGTCACCGGCCCCGACGTCGTCAAGAGCGTCACCGGCGAGAGTGTCAGCATGGAGGAGCTCGGCGGCCCCCACACGCACGGCAAGCGCTCCGGCGTCAGTCACATCACCGCCGACTCCGAGCTCGACGCCTACTGGCGTGCTCGTCGACTGGTGACCACGTTCTCCCAGCAGGGCGCGATCGACATGGCGCACGCTGCCGCCGAGGACACCGACTTGCGCGCGCTGCTCCCCGAGTCGAACCGACGCGCCTACGACGTTCACCCGATCATCGAAAACCTTCTCGACACCCAGTTCGCCGCCGACGGCGCCACCGAGATCTCGACATTCGAGGAGATCCAGGCCAAGTGGGCTCCGAACATCTCGATCGGTTTCGGCAGGCTCGCAGGCCGATCGGTCGGCGTGATCGCCAACAATCCGCTGCGCATGGGCGGCTGCCTCAACTCGGAAGCAGCGGAGAAGGCCTCCCGCTTCGTCCGGCTCTGTGACGCGTTCGGCGTCCCGCTTGTTGTGCTGACCGACGTCCCCGGCTATCTGCCCGGCGTCGGACAGGAGTGGAACGGCGTCGTGAGACGCGGAGCCAAACTGCTCCACTCGTTCGCCGAGTGCACCGTCCCGCGCGTGACGCTGGTGACCCGCAAGATCTATGGCGGCGCCTACATCGCGATGAACTCCCGTGCCCTCGGCGCTACTGCGGTATTCGCGTGGCCGGGTTCCGAGGTCGCCGTGATGGGCGCCAAAGCCGCCGTCGGCATCCTGCACAAGAAGACTCTCGCGGCAGCCCCTGAGGACGAGCGCGAAGCGCTTCACGAGCGTCTCGCCGTGGAGCACGAGCAGATCGCGGGTGGCGTCGGCCGTGCACAGTCGATCGGCGTCGTCGACGAGATCATCGATCCCGCAGTGACCCGGAGTCGTCTCGCGGAGGCACTCGCCGCAGCGCCGTCGCGACGCGGTCGCCACAAGAACATCCCGCTCTGA
- a CDS encoding DUF3145 domain-containing protein, whose protein sequence is MRILNQFADLTTGVVYIHASPVALCPHVEWALSSTLNARADLKWSTQDAEPGRMRATVDWTGPVGTGARLANALREWPGLAFEVTENASEGVDGERFSHVPGLGLWRGSISANGDVIVGEMQLRAMMDAQPDSAGLAAELDTALGTAWDDALESYRMGGADGEVTWLHQRVG, encoded by the coding sequence GTGCGCATTCTCAACCAGTTTGCGGACCTGACGACTGGCGTGGTGTACATCCACGCCTCTCCCGTCGCGCTGTGCCCGCATGTGGAGTGGGCACTGTCGTCGACGCTGAATGCGCGCGCCGATCTCAAATGGTCGACACAGGACGCTGAGCCCGGACGCATGCGCGCCACGGTGGACTGGACCGGTCCGGTCGGTACCGGTGCCCGTCTGGCGAACGCGCTGCGCGAGTGGCCCGGCCTGGCCTTCGAGGTGACCGAGAACGCGAGCGAAGGCGTCGACGGCGAACGATTCAGCCATGTCCCCGGCCTCGGCCTCTGGCGCGGATCCATCAGCGCCAACGGCGACGTGATCGTCGGCGAGATGCAGCTGCGCGCCATGATGGACGCCCAGCCCGACAGCGCGGGCCTGGCCGCCGAACTCGACACCGCGCTCGGCACTGCGTGGGACGACGCCCTGGAGTCATATCGCATGGGCGGTGCCGACGGCGAAGTGACCTGGCTACACCAACGAGTCGGCTGA
- a CDS encoding Cmx/CmrA family chloramphenicol efflux MFS transporter → MPLALYSLALAVFVMGTSEFMLAGLIPAMATELGVSVGTAGLLTSTFAVGMVIGAPLLTALSRRWPARSTLILCILMFATTHVIGALTSAFSLLLATRVISAFANAGFLAVALGTATNLVPPHRKGRALSILLAGTTVATVVGVPAGALLGTALGWRTTFWAIAILCLPAAFGVLRGVPDTTDGAATKTSSPGLRAEFRQLATPRLIVAMALGALINGATFAAFTFLAPIVTENAGLADAWVSVALVVFGIGSFLGVTTAGRLSDQRPGAVLAVGGPLLLAGWIVLAMVSSHPVALLALIFVQGFLSFAVGSTLITRVLYAAAGAPSMGGSFATAALNVGAAAGPMLGAFGLATGLGTLAPVWVGSALTAVALVIMALCRRDLTERPDQTAA, encoded by the coding sequence ATGCCTCTTGCTCTCTACTCACTCGCTCTGGCGGTCTTCGTCATGGGCACGTCAGAATTCATGCTCGCGGGGCTGATCCCTGCGATGGCGACCGAACTCGGCGTCTCAGTCGGCACTGCGGGCCTATTGACCTCGACATTCGCGGTCGGCATGGTCATCGGCGCACCCTTGCTGACGGCCCTTTCTCGCCGTTGGCCGGCGCGGTCGACTCTGATCCTCTGCATTCTCATGTTCGCGACGACCCACGTCATCGGTGCACTCACGTCTGCGTTCTCCCTGCTCCTAGCCACCCGAGTGATCAGCGCGTTCGCGAACGCCGGGTTCCTCGCCGTAGCGCTCGGCACGGCCACGAACCTCGTGCCGCCACACAGGAAGGGACGAGCGCTGTCCATCCTGCTCGCCGGCACGACAGTGGCGACTGTCGTCGGCGTCCCTGCCGGGGCGCTGCTCGGCACGGCGCTGGGGTGGCGCACGACGTTCTGGGCGATCGCCATCCTCTGCCTGCCCGCGGCCTTCGGAGTCCTTCGAGGCGTCCCCGACACGACAGATGGGGCCGCGACGAAGACGTCGTCGCCAGGGCTTCGTGCCGAGTTCAGACAACTGGCTACGCCGAGGCTCATCGTGGCCATGGCGCTCGGAGCACTGATCAACGGAGCGACCTTTGCGGCGTTCACTTTTCTGGCGCCCATCGTGACCGAGAATGCAGGTCTGGCCGATGCGTGGGTGTCGGTCGCGCTGGTGGTCTTCGGGATCGGATCGTTTCTCGGCGTCACGACTGCGGGACGACTCTCGGATCAGCGGCCCGGTGCGGTGCTCGCAGTGGGCGGGCCGCTGTTGCTGGCGGGCTGGATCGTCCTGGCGATGGTTTCATCCCACCCCGTTGCACTTCTCGCCCTCATCTTCGTCCAGGGGTTTCTGTCGTTCGCCGTTGGAAGCACCTTGATCACACGGGTGCTGTACGCGGCGGCGGGGGCGCCATCGATGGGCGGCTCTTTCGCGACCGCTGCATTGAACGTCGGAGCGGCCGCGGGACCGATGCTCGGCGCGTTCGGACTCGCAACCGGGCTCGGAACGCTCGCGCCGGTGTGGGTCGGATCAGCGCTGACAGCGGTCGCCCTCGTCATCATGGCGCTATGCAGACGAGATCTCACCGAGCGGCCGGACCAGACGGCGGCGTGA
- a CDS encoding serine hydrolase domain-containing protein: MSVLNDLPRWPVDNVAGAIIGPGGVVVSAVGDTSRVYELASVTKLLVAQAVLVAVDEEAVDLSTPAGLPGATVRHLLSHASGMAFDSREPQAGPGEQRIYSSAGFEALAELVTAHTDIAFEDYLGEAVCEPLGMTSTVLAGPAGHGARSNVDDLARFAGDLLAPRVLTPATAAAATTVQFPGLDGFVPGYGRHRPCDWGLGFEIRGEKTPHWTGTANSPQTFGHFGQAGTFLWVDPVLGAACVVLTDRPFGAWAKPLWSEFNDAVVNELRR, translated from the coding sequence GTGTCGGTCCTGAATGACCTGCCGCGTTGGCCGGTCGACAACGTCGCCGGGGCGATCATCGGCCCCGGGGGCGTCGTCGTCTCGGCTGTCGGCGACACCTCGCGCGTCTACGAATTGGCGTCGGTGACGAAGCTGCTCGTCGCGCAGGCCGTCCTGGTTGCGGTCGACGAGGAGGCGGTCGACCTGTCGACTCCGGCCGGTCTACCCGGCGCGACCGTCCGACATCTGCTGTCCCACGCGTCGGGCATGGCGTTCGACTCGCGTGAGCCGCAGGCGGGCCCGGGGGAGCAGCGCATCTATTCGAGCGCAGGTTTCGAAGCTCTCGCCGAACTCGTCACTGCACACACGGACATCGCATTCGAGGACTATCTCGGCGAAGCGGTGTGCGAACCGCTCGGCATGACGTCGACCGTGCTCGCGGGCCCGGCCGGGCATGGCGCTCGGTCGAACGTGGACGACCTCGCCCGTTTCGCAGGCGATCTGCTGGCACCCCGGGTGCTCACTCCGGCGACAGCAGCTGCTGCGACGACGGTGCAGTTTCCCGGCCTTGACGGCTTCGTCCCCGGGTACGGCAGACACCGGCCGTGCGACTGGGGTCTTGGCTTCGAGATTCGGGGAGAGAAGACGCCGCACTGGACTGGAACGGCGAATTCGCCTCAGACGTTCGGCCACTTCGGTCAGGCCGGCACATTCCTGTGGGTGGACCCGGTGCTAGGTGCCGCGTGTGTGGTCCTGACCGACCGCCCCTTCGGTGCGTGGGCGAAGCCGTTGTGGAGCGAGTTCAACGACGCCGTCGTGAACGAACTCCGTCGCTGA
- a CDS encoding NDMA-dependent alcohol dehydrogenase, with protein MKTKGALLRELNQPWQIEEIEIGDPKAHEIRIRMEAAGMCHSDHHLMTGGIPMGGFPILGGHEGAGVVEALGEGVTDFEVGDHVVLSFIPSCGKCKSCKAGVANLCDFGAMLLQGEAVSDHTFRIHTTDGEPVYPMTLLGTFSPYMVVHEASAVKIDKDIPFEVAALCGCGIPTGYGSSTRSGDVRPGEDVAIVGVGGVGTAALQGAVIAGARNVFAIDPVEWKREQALKFGATQAFATVEEAMNEIGNATEWGMCQKVIVTVGEVFGKDVDTWLSITAKNGTCVLTGMGNMMDNQVTLNLAMLTLLQKNLQGSIFGGANPKLDIPLLLSMYKIGKLNIADMITREYTLDQINEGYTDMLEGRNIRGVIRYTDADH; from the coding sequence GTGAAGACGAAGGGCGCACTCCTGCGGGAGCTGAACCAGCCGTGGCAGATCGAAGAGATCGAGATCGGCGACCCCAAGGCGCACGAGATCAGGATCCGCATGGAAGCCGCGGGCATGTGCCACTCGGACCATCACCTGATGACCGGCGGCATCCCGATGGGCGGATTCCCGATCCTCGGCGGCCACGAGGGCGCAGGCGTCGTCGAAGCGCTCGGTGAAGGCGTCACCGACTTCGAGGTCGGCGACCACGTCGTGCTGTCGTTCATCCCATCGTGTGGCAAGTGCAAGTCCTGTAAGGCCGGCGTCGCCAACCTCTGCGACTTCGGCGCCATGCTGCTCCAGGGTGAGGCCGTCTCGGACCACACGTTCCGGATCCACACCACCGACGGCGAGCCCGTCTACCCGATGACCCTGCTCGGCACCTTCTCGCCCTACATGGTGGTCCACGAGGCGTCCGCGGTGAAGATCGACAAGGACATCCCGTTCGAGGTCGCAGCACTCTGCGGCTGCGGCATCCCCACCGGCTACGGCTCGTCCACCCGCAGTGGCGACGTCCGCCCGGGCGAAGACGTCGCCATCGTCGGCGTCGGCGGCGTGGGCACCGCAGCGCTCCAGGGCGCCGTGATCGCAGGCGCACGCAACGTGTTCGCCATCGACCCCGTCGAGTGGAAGCGGGAGCAGGCGCTCAAATTCGGTGCGACACAGGCGTTCGCGACCGTCGAAGAGGCAATGAACGAGATCGGCAACGCCACCGAGTGGGGCATGTGCCAGAAGGTCATCGTCACCGTCGGCGAAGTGTTCGGCAAGGACGTCGACACCTGGCTGTCGATCACCGCTAAGAACGGCACGTGCGTCCTGACCGGCATGGGCAACATGATGGACAACCAGGTGACGCTGAACCTGGCGATGCTGACACTGCTGCAGAAGAACCTGCAGGGCTCGATCTTCGGTGGCGCGAACCCGAAGCTCGACATCCCGCTCCTACTGTCGATGTACAAGATCGGCAAGCTCAACATCGCCGACATGATCACCCGCGAATACACCCTCGACCAGATCAACGAGGGCTACACCGACATGCTCGAAGGCCGCAACATCCGCGGTGTCATTCGCTACACGGACGCCGATCACTGA
- the fadD5 gene encoding fatty-acid--CoA ligase FadD5 yields MTDVLGFALNAEPQRSRRHHWNNQVRRHAEMKPDAPALRFMGTTTTWSQLDARTHSLAASLLRRGVSFGDRILVIMLNRTEYVELVFAANLIGAIPVPVNFRMTPPEIAYLVSDSGAKVVVTETMLAPLADAVSAATGAIEHTIVVGGAQNDGHLDYEALVAEEGDPLPDIDIPEETIALIMYTSGTTGKPKGAMLTHQNLQSQAQTTLQALNTSADDIGSCVAPMFHIAALGAMTALIYIGALSVIHPLGAFDPNDMLDTLEREGTTSIFLVPAQWQAVCAAQQAKPRDVKLRVISWGAAPASDTVLQAMNDTFPDALNIAVFGQTEMSPITCVLEGKDAQRKIGSIGKVVPAVTARIVDPEMNDVPQGEVGEIVYRGANLMAGYWQNQQGTADAFRGGWFHSGDLVRADEEGFLFVVDRAKDMIISGGENIYCAEVENVLYSHPKILEAAVIGRAHDKWGEVPVGVVVLAEGVDELTIEELEPFLNDNLARFKHPKDIVVVDELPRNAGGKVVKPGLRQAYGSKDAGLKS; encoded by the coding sequence ATGACCGACGTACTGGGCTTCGCCCTCAACGCCGAGCCGCAGCGTTCGCGCCGCCACCACTGGAACAACCAGGTCCGTCGACATGCGGAGATGAAGCCGGATGCTCCGGCGCTGCGGTTCATGGGCACCACCACCACGTGGTCCCAACTCGACGCGCGCACTCACTCGCTGGCTGCGTCGCTCCTGCGTCGCGGGGTGTCGTTCGGCGATCGAATCCTCGTGATCATGCTCAACCGCACGGAGTACGTCGAGTTGGTGTTCGCGGCGAACCTGATCGGCGCGATCCCGGTCCCGGTGAACTTCCGCATGACCCCGCCAGAGATCGCCTACCTCGTATCCGACTCGGGAGCGAAGGTCGTCGTGACCGAGACGATGCTCGCGCCGCTGGCAGATGCGGTGTCCGCTGCCACCGGCGCGATCGAGCACACGATCGTCGTCGGCGGAGCACAGAACGACGGTCACCTGGACTACGAGGCCCTGGTGGCAGAAGAAGGAGATCCGCTTCCGGACATCGACATCCCGGAAGAGACGATCGCCCTGATCATGTACACGTCGGGTACCACGGGTAAGCCCAAGGGTGCGATGTTGACTCACCAGAACCTGCAGTCGCAGGCGCAGACGACGCTGCAGGCGCTGAACACGTCGGCCGACGACATCGGTTCGTGTGTCGCTCCGATGTTCCACATCGCCGCACTCGGTGCGATGACGGCGTTGATCTACATCGGCGCACTGTCGGTGATCCATCCGCTCGGGGCGTTCGATCCGAACGACATGCTCGACACTCTGGAACGCGAAGGCACCACGTCGATCTTCCTGGTTCCGGCTCAGTGGCAGGCCGTCTGCGCGGCCCAACAGGCCAAGCCGCGCGATGTGAAGCTGCGCGTGATCTCGTGGGGCGCCGCACCGGCGTCGGACACCGTGCTGCAGGCGATGAACGACACGTTCCCGGATGCGTTGAACATCGCAGTCTTCGGTCAGACGGAGATGTCGCCGATCACGTGTGTGCTCGAAGGCAAGGACGCACAGCGCAAGATCGGTTCCATCGGAAAGGTGGTGCCCGCGGTGACCGCGCGCATCGTCGACCCGGAGATGAACGACGTGCCGCAGGGCGAGGTGGGTGAGATCGTCTATCGGGGTGCGAATCTGATGGCCGGGTACTGGCAGAACCAGCAGGGCACTGCCGATGCGTTCCGTGGTGGCTGGTTCCATTCGGGCGACCTCGTGCGCGCCGATGAGGAGGGATTCCTGTTCGTCGTCGACCGAGCCAAGGACATGATCATCTCCGGTGGAGAGAACATCTACTGTGCCGAGGTCGAGAACGTCCTGTACTCGCATCCGAAGATCCTGGAAGCCGCTGTGATCGGTCGCGCTCACGACAAGTGGGGTGAAGTTCCCGTCGGCGTCGTGGTGCTCGCCGAGGGGGTCGACGAGCTGACCATCGAGGAGCTTGAACCGTTCCTCAACGACAACCTCGCCCGTTTCAAGCACCCCAAGGACATCGTCGTCGTGGACGAGCTGCCGCGAAACGCGGGCGGCAAGGTGGTGAAGCCGGGTCTGCGGCAGGCGTACGGCAGCAAGGACGCGGGCCTCAAGAGCTGA
- a CDS encoding enoyl-CoA hydratase-related protein, translating into MSDEAEFNGGVRDEIDDRGVAHIEIDRPERMNALDGVASGRIIELCRDFATRSDIRVVVITGRGGSFCAGADVAGMAADSAATGGFDESASRTIIENGSRLIGAMRSLPMPVVAAVDGAAVGIGASLAVAADLVYATSRAYFLLAFVNIGLMPDGGATALFTASLGRARANSLALLGEKLWAPEALDAGLINAVVDDADALAATVDRVVGRLLKSSPDALTVTKAALDAHSLVGYSDAIDREIAGQTHLLQSPAFRRALAAFVGK; encoded by the coding sequence ATGAGCGACGAGGCCGAGTTCAACGGCGGTGTCCGCGACGAGATCGACGATCGTGGTGTTGCGCACATCGAGATCGATCGACCGGAACGGATGAACGCGCTCGACGGCGTGGCCTCCGGGCGGATCATCGAACTCTGTCGTGACTTCGCGACGCGCTCGGACATCCGAGTTGTTGTGATCACCGGTCGAGGCGGGTCGTTCTGTGCAGGCGCAGATGTCGCCGGCATGGCCGCGGACTCGGCGGCGACCGGAGGGTTCGACGAATCGGCATCCCGCACGATCATCGAGAACGGTTCCCGGCTGATCGGGGCGATGCGGTCACTGCCGATGCCCGTGGTCGCGGCGGTCGACGGCGCCGCGGTCGGGATCGGCGCGTCCCTGGCAGTCGCCGCCGACCTCGTCTACGCGACGAGTCGTGCCTACTTTCTGCTCGCGTTCGTAAACATCGGCCTGATGCCCGACGGTGGAGCGACTGCGCTCTTCACCGCGTCGCTCGGGCGTGCGCGGGCTAACTCGCTCGCCCTCCTGGGGGAGAAGCTGTGGGCGCCCGAAGCGCTCGACGCTGGTCTGATCAACGCCGTCGTCGACGACGCCGATGCGTTGGCGGCGACAGTCGATCGCGTCGTCGGCCGACTTCTCAAGAGCTCGCCCGACGCCCTCACGGTGACGAAGGCGGCCCTCGACGCGCATTCGCTGGTCGGCTACAGCGACGCGATCGACCGCGAGATCGCGGGCCAGACACATCTCCTGCAATCCCCGGCCTTCCGGCGAGCGCTCGCCGCGTTCGTCGGCAAATGA
- a CDS encoding TetR/AcrR family transcriptional regulator, which produces MTIRPADRRERILSAAATAFSSEGYAATRLSDIADEVGISAPALYRHFDTKYGLFAATVEQLSRRVDEAVSSVPTRDDPRAEFAAVLTAFTDMTFVRRAGGNLYRWEDRVLRAEDRTYTRDVRIRLNRRLRALVEAARPDVDRATAQAVTIASLSVAASATTHRAVLGRRAAVDLLSNAAARIVEVDVPQHTAAQVPTAGLAPTGRREAILAASVRLFADRGFHEVTVDDIGNAVGLPASGVYRHFSSKSAILAAALWRTADRTTDAVAAALAQAQTPSEAVVALAERYSDLCVDAPDIMTVYMNGIGAVDDSERRALRRSQRLNVDEWAAWVVRARPDLTTAQARFLVHASLNVATDLVNGQPGIGKPLVAAACAKTLTG; this is translated from the coding sequence ATGACCATCCGGCCTGCCGATCGGCGCGAGAGGATCCTGTCGGCGGCCGCGACCGCGTTCAGCTCCGAGGGCTACGCCGCGACCCGTTTGTCGGACATCGCAGACGAGGTGGGGATCTCCGCACCTGCCCTGTATCGCCACTTCGACACGAAATACGGGCTGTTCGCCGCAACTGTCGAGCAGTTGTCCCGACGTGTGGACGAGGCCGTGTCGAGTGTTCCCACCCGTGACGATCCGAGGGCCGAGTTCGCCGCGGTCCTCACCGCGTTCACCGACATGACGTTCGTCCGCCGCGCCGGCGGGAATCTGTATCGATGGGAGGACCGGGTGCTGCGCGCCGAGGATCGCACGTACACACGCGACGTGCGGATCCGACTGAACCGCAGACTCAGGGCGCTCGTCGAGGCGGCCCGACCCGATGTCGACCGCGCGACGGCACAGGCCGTGACCATAGCATCCCTCTCCGTGGCGGCGAGCGCGACCACCCACCGCGCAGTCCTGGGCCGACGCGCCGCAGTCGACCTGCTGTCGAACGCCGCAGCTCGCATCGTCGAGGTGGACGTGCCCCAGCACACAGCCGCCCAGGTCCCCACTGCCGGGTTGGCGCCTACCGGCAGACGCGAGGCGATCCTTGCGGCGTCGGTGCGACTCTTCGCCGATCGAGGCTTCCACGAGGTGACGGTCGACGACATCGGCAACGCCGTCGGACTGCCGGCCTCCGGCGTCTACCGTCACTTCTCGTCCAAGAGCGCCATCCTCGCGGCCGCCCTCTGGCGAACGGCGGACCGCACCACAGACGCAGTCGCTGCGGCTCTTGCCCAAGCGCAGACGCCGAGCGAGGCGGTCGTGGCCCTTGCCGAGCGGTACAGCGATCTCTGCGTCGACGCGCCCGACATCATGACCGTCTACATGAACGGGATCGGCGCGGTGGACGACAGCGAGCGTCGAGCTCTGCGTCGAAGCCAACGACTCAACGTCGACGAATGGGCAGCCTGGGTCGTACGCGCGCGGCCAGACCTGACCACCGCGCAGGCGCGATTCCTCGTCCACGCGAGCCTGAATGTCGCGACCGATCTGGTCAACGGGCAGCCCGGGATCGGGAAGCCCCTGGTGGCGGCGGCATGCGCGAAGACATTGACCGGCTGA